A region of Lycium barbarum isolate Lr01 chromosome 1, ASM1917538v2, whole genome shotgun sequence DNA encodes the following proteins:
- the LOC132605623 gene encoding uncharacterized protein LOC132605623, translating to MGGGRTKYKRPRVVGQGIFVSESGYKCVNQGIPSSRLVSTLKAMNSALVTGDIGYKPSKGLKWKGTKAVTQRQLQVQSANHRIQTRSKALGVQTRSRKGKSPMK from the exons ATGGGAGGGGGCAGGACTAAGTACAAGAGGCCAAGGGTTGTTGGACAGGGTATATTTGTGTCTGAGTCTGGATACAAATGTGTTAAT CAAGGAATTCCTAGCAGTAGGTTGGTGTCCACACTTAAGGCAATGAATTCAGCCTTGGTCACAGGTGATATTGGATACAAACCCAGCAAAGGATTGAAGTGGAAAGGAACAAAAGCAGTTACACAAAGACAACTCCAAGTGCAAAGTGCTAATCATAGAATCCAAACAAGATCAAAGGCTCTTGGAGTTCAAACAAGATCAAGAAAAGGAAAATCTCCAATGAAGTAG